AGCTGGCCCACCAGTGGTACGGCGACTCGGTCACCCCCGAGTCCTGGCGGGACATGTGGCTCAACGAGGGCTTCGCCACGTACGCGGAGTGGCTCTGGCAGGAGGACCACGGCGGCCGCACGGCCGAGGAGATCTTCGACTCCCTCTACAAGGGCGACTACTACGACGACCCCGACGACAACAAGGTGCTCTGGTCCTTCCCCCCGCCGAAACCCTCCGGCGCGGCCCACATCTCCGATCTCCCCGTCTACGACCGTGGCGCGATGGTCGTCCACAAGATCCGTCAGACCGTGGGCGACGACAGGTTCTACGACATCATCCAGGGCTGGACGGCGGCGCACCGCCACGGCAACGCGGACACGGACGACTTCACGGCGTACGTCGAGAAGATGGCGCCGGACAAGGACTTCGGGGTGATCTGGTCGGACTGGCTGTACGGCGAGGGCAAGCCGGCGAAGCCGTGACTCGGTAGCCGTCGGCGACGATGGGGAAGGCGCGGACGGAGCGATACCGGTCCGGTGTGACACCGGGAGTTGTGCCGGGTGACGCACCGGAGCCCCCGGCCGCAGCGCGGCCAGGGGCTCGGTCGGTGCCGGTGTCCGTCAGACGTTCACGCCGAAGTCCTGGGCGATGCCCACCAGGCCGGACGCGTAGCCCTGGCCGACCGCGCGGAACTTCCACTCCGCGCCGTTGCGGTAGAGCTCGCCGAAGACCATGGCGGTCTCGGTCGCCGCGTCCTCGGAGAGGTCGTAGCGGGCGATCTCGGTGCCGCCGGCCTGGTTGATGATGCGGATGTAGGCGTTGCGGACCTGGCCGAAGTTCTGCGAGCGGGTCTCGGCGTCGTAGATGGAGACCGGGAAGACGATCTTGTCGATGTCGGCGGGGAGGCCCGCCAGGTTGACGTTGATCGCCTCGTCGTCGCCCGCGCCCTCACCCGTGCGGTTGTCGCCGGTGTGGACGATCGTCTGGTCCGGGGTCTGCTTGTTGTTGAAGAAGACGAAGTGGCCGTCCGAGTAGACCTTGCCCTGCGTGTTCACCGCGATCGCGGAGGCGTCGAGGTCGAAGTCCGTGCCGGTGGTGCTGCGGACGTCCCAGCCGAGGCCCACGGTGACGGCGGTCAGGCCCGGAGCCTCCTTGGTGAGCGAGACGTTGCCACCCTTGGACAGGCTTACAGCCATTGTTGGGAGTCCCTTCCCTCGTTGCGTACGTACGCTGTGGCCATACGTATCTTTCGTACGGGCCGAATCGGCTTCGTACGGGCACGAAGCTACAGCTACCCCTATGAACGCGGAGGGGGTGTCGAGGGTTCCAGGTCCTTTACTTTCTTTACCTGCACCCCTTCGGCCTCTCCCGGCCGGGATATTCGCGTGACGTGGCCCGGACATACACGCGACCATGGAGTCATGTCCGGTCCTTACGTCATTCGCGGCTCCGTCTCCCTTCCCGAGGCCGAGCTCATGTGGCGTTTCTCGCGGTCGTCGGGGCCCGGCGGACAGCACGTCAACACCAGTGACTCGCAGGTCGAGCTGCGCTTCGACCTCGCGAAGACCGAAGCGCTGCCGCCCGTCTGGAAGGAGCGCGCCCTCGCCAGGCTCGCCGGGCGGCTCGTCGACGGGGTCATCAGCGTGCGGGCCTCCGAGCACCGGTCGCAGTGGCGCAACCGGGAGACCGCGGCCGTACGACTCGCCTCCCTGCTCGCCGAGGCCACCGCCCCGCCGCCCAAGCCCCGCCGGGCCACCCGTATCCCGCGCGGGATCAACGAACGCCGGCTGCGCGAGAAGAAGCAGCGCTCCGACACCAAGCGCGGCCGCTCCGGGCGCGACTGGGGTTAGAGCGCGACCGGGGTCGGGGAAGGGCCGCAGACGGTCAGCCCAACTGCCGGTACCTGCCCTTGAAGTACATCAGCGGCCCCCCGTTCGCGCTCGGCAGCTGCGCGGTCAGTACGCGGCCGATGACGAGCGTGTGGTCTCCGGCGGCCATGCGCTGCTCGGTACGGCACTCCAGGGTCGCCAGGGCGCCGCCCACCAGGGGTGCCCCGGCCGCCTCGCCGCGGACGTACGGGATGTCGTCGAAGAGCAGCCGGTCGCTGATGCGGCCCTTCATGGCGAAGCGGCCCGCGACGTGGCGCTGGCTCTCGGAGAGCACGGAGACGGCCCACAGGGGCTGTTCGGCGAGCAGGTCGTCCATGCGGGAGCCTTCGCGCAGGCTCACCAGGACGAGGGGCGGGTCCAGGGAGACGGACATGAAGGCCGTCGCCGTCATGCCGACGTCGTCACCGCCGGGGCCTTCCGGGTCCAGCGCGGGCTCGTGCGCGGTCACCAGGACCACGCCCGCGGCCAGCCGGGACATGGCGGCGCGGAACTCGTCGTTGCTCACCCCCACAGCATGCCCGGACTCGGCATGAGCGGACGGGGCGGGCGGAGCGGCAGGCGCAGTCTTCGGCACGCCGAAACGCTAGTGTTCGCCCCCGCGGAGGCACATCGGTCCTCGGCCCGAGAGCGGACCTAGGCCTGACCTAGGTCCTGGGGCCTAGGTCCCCAGCTCCAGGCCCAGGCCCCAGGCCCCCTGTCCCAAGACCCCACGTCCTACGTCCCAGGGCGGTCACAATCGCTCACAGCCTCTGCACCGCTCCTCACCAAGCGTTCAGTAAGCGCAAGGTGAAAACGCAGAAACCTCGCTCAATTGTTCATCTTTCGCTGTGACTTGAGTCACAGGGGCCATATTTTGTTGACCCTGTGTACCGAGTGAGCAGCGCGCTGTGATTCAGTGGCGTGGACGCTTCGGAAGAAGCTACCAAGCAGTACGCCGCAGCGAACCGAGTTCGACCGGGTTCGAAGAGAACCGGGTAACCGAGTACGCCGAAGACAACCCTGGAGTTGCTGCGAGGTCTCGAGGGGAGGGCGAATGGAGACCGAGTCGGAGCCCTATGTCCGTCTTGCGACCCTGCGGCAGCTGCACCAGGTGATGGCGGACATGAACACCGCCCGCAGCCTGGCCGACACGCTGCAGACCGTCGCCGACGGCGCGGTCACCGGCCTCGGCTACGAGCTGGCGTGTGTCAACCTCGTACGCCCGGACGGCGACCTCGTGGTCGCCGCGCTCGCCGGCAACTCCGCCGCCGCCGCCCTGATCACCGGCCGCGTCGGCTCCCGCGCCGCCTGGGACCGCCGGCTGAACATGGGCGAGGCCTGGGGCGACCTGCGGTTCATACCGCACACCGAGGGCTGGGTCCTCGACGAGGACGACGTGCCGCAGTGGTTCACCGAGGGCCCCGAGCCCCGCTTCGAGGACGAGTGGCACCCCTCCGACCGCCTCTACGCGCCGATGTACACACCCAGCGTCTCGGGCGGCAGCTGCGGCGAGCTGATCGGCATCCTGTCCGTGGACCGGCCGCGCAACGGCAGACGGCCGGGCGCCTGGGGCCGTGAGGCGCTCCAGATGTACGCGTTCCAGGCCGCCATCGCGATTAGTAATGCGCGTCTACGCGCGAATATGCAGCGCGCGCTGGTCCGCCTGGAGCGCGAGCAGCAGGCCCTGCGGGCGAGCGAGGAGAGCTTCCGGCAGGCCTTCGAGTACGCCCCCTCCGGCATGGCCATCGCCGAGATGGGCGGCGACCAGCACGGCCGCATCCTGCGCACGAACGACGCGCTGTGCCGCCTCCTCGGCCGCCCCGCCTCCGCGATGCGCCGCTACTCCTTCTCCGACCTCGTGCACCCCGAGGACATCGGCACCCTGCTGCGGACCTCGGCCGAGGGCGGGCGCGCGGAACTCAGGCTCGGCCGCCGCGACGGCACGTACGTCTGGGTCCACCTGCGCAACTCCGTCGTCGCGGACGCCGCCGACGGCCCCCGCTTCCTGCTCACCCACGTCGAGGACATCGAGGACCGCAAGCGCCGCGAGCTGCAGCTCGCCCACCGCGCCTCGCACGACGCGCTCACCGGCCTGCCGAACTCGGCCGAGCTGCGCTCCCGGCTCAGCGCCCGCCTCTGCCAGCGTCCGCAGTCTCAGGTATCCGGAGCGGTCGCCGCCCTTGACGCGGCGTTCGGGCACGAGGCGTTCGCGGAGCTGCCGGGCGGGCCGGGCGCGTACGACGGGAACGGCCACCTGGCGGCATACGAGGGGAACGGCCACGGTTTCGACCACCGGCCCGGCTCCGAGGCGTACGACGCCTTCGACCACCACGTGCACACGGTCGCGCCCGAGGGCGAGACGGACGACGGCACCAAGGGGCTCGCGGTGCTCTTCTGCGACCTCGACGGGTTCAAGTCGATCAACGACCGGTTCGGTCACAACGCGGGTGACGCGGTCCTCATCGAGGTGGCGAAGCGGCTCACCAGCGTCGTCCGGGACGGCGACACGGTGGCCCGGCTCGGCGGCGACGAGTTCGTGGTGCTCGCCGACGGACTCGGCCGGGCCGACGCCCAGGACCTCGCCGTACGGCTGCGGAACGCGATCATTCCGCCCATCCGGGTGGACGGACGGGCCGTCCGTGTGGGCGCCAGCTTCGGCATTGGGTGGGCACACTGTGGGATGACGGCGGACGAGGTATTGAAATCCGCTGACGAACGGATGTACGTCGAGAAACGTTCTCGTCCCAAACAGCATCGCCGTGCCGGATAAGTCGCAGGTCAGTGGGTTGATGCGGTGAAGGCCACCCGTTTGGCCCGGCGAGAGCGGGTAGGCTCGCCATTCATCCATGTACCGCATCTGAACCGCACCTGTTGAGGAGACCAAGGGATGACGCCCGGCAACAACGGCGCGAGCACGCCCGAGGACGACGACCCGTTCGGCTATCTCTACGCCGACGGTCAGGCCAACGGAGCCGCCCCGCCCAGTGGAGGCGGTGGCTACGGCTACCCGGGCTCGGTCAACCGGGTGCGGGCGGTCGGTGAGCGCCAGTACGGGCAGCAGGCGCCGACGGCCCCGTACGGACAGCAGGTGCCGCAGCAGCAGGGGTACGGCCAGCCGCAGGGCTACGGCCAGTACGGCCAGCCGAACGCGCACTACGCGGCCCCCGAGACCGTCCCCGGCGGCGCGCCCACGACCATGCAGGCGCCGATGGGCTCCGGCGGTGGCGGGCGTGGTCGTGGCCCCAACACCAAGGGCCTCCTCATCGGCGCGATCGCCGTGGTCGCCGCCGTCGTCATCGGCATCGGCGTCGCCATGATGGGCGGCGACGAGGACGGCGGCGACGACAAGGGCGGCAACCAGGCGGGAGCGAGCCCGTCGACCTCCCAGAGCGCGTCGCCGAGCCAGTCGGCCACCCAGCAGGCCGAGGCCGAGCTGCCGAAGATCGACGCGAAGGCGCTGAACCTGGGGACCGGCGTGGCGACGGCGGCGGACGTCCCCGGCGCCAAGTCCGACGGCGGTGTCTATGTGACGGGCCTCAACGCCGCCGGTGCCTCGGTCACCTGGACCGTCAACGGCATTCCCAAGGACGGCGTGTACACCCTCTTCGCGCGGTACAGCACGGCCGGGCCCGACGCGGCGATGACGCTCACCGTCAACGGCAAGCCGTTCGGCAGCAAGCTGAGCATGAAGAATTACGCGGGCGCCCCCGACGGCGACTTCGCGAAGGGCTGGACGAAGACCTTCGCGTGGCCCAGCCTCAACAAGGGCACCAACACGCTCTCCATCTCCTGCGGGGCCGGCGACAGCTGCAACGTCCTCCTGGACCAGCTGTCGCTGAAGGAAGGCCAGGTCAAGGACTAGGGCCTGTCCGGCGGATCATGCCGCTGCCGCAGGCGCGGGGCCCTGATCCGCCGGACGGGCCCTGCAGGGCTCGCGGCGGTCACGCCGCCGCGGCTTCCCCCGTCACCGCGATCTCCCCCACCAGCGTCTCGTACGCCTCCCGGTCGAACTCGCCGGCCGCGGGGGCCAGTACGGTCGCCGCGGACAGGGCGGCGGCGCGGGCCAGGCGGTCCGGCCACGGCAGGTGTTCGACCAGGCCGGAGAGCAGGCCCGCGACCGCCGAGTCGCCCGCGCCCGTCGGGTTGCCGTGCACGCGGCGCGGCGGGGTGGCCCGCCAGCGGCCGTCCGCGTTGGCCGCGAGGAGGCCCTCCGCGCCCAGGGAGGCCACGACCGTGCCCGCGCCGCGGCGGCGGGCGTCCCGGGTGGCCTGCAACGGCTCGTGGGAGCCGGTGAGTTCGGCGAGTTCGTCGGCGTTCGGCTTGACGATGTCGGGGCGGGCCGCGACCCCGCGGCGCAGTGGTTCGCCGCTGGTGTCCAGCAGGACCGGGACTGCCGACGCGCGGGCGGTCCGTATGAGATGGGCGTACGCGCCGACCGGCACGCCCGGCGGCAGGCTGCCGCACAGGGCCACCGCCGAGGCGGAGCGCAGCAGGTGCTCGTACACCTCCTGGAAGGCCGACCACTCGGCGGCGGTGATCGCCGGGCCGGGTTCGTTGAGCTGGGTCGTGTCGCCCGTGGCGGCGTCGACGACCGCTATCGTGCGGCGCGTCGAGCCCGTCACCGGGACGAGCGCGTCCACCACGCCGGATGTGTGCCTGAGCTGGTCCTGCACCGTGCGGCCGGTCGTGCCGCCGGTGAAGCCCGTGACCGTCACCTCGTGGCCGAGGGCGGCGAGCACCCGGCCCACGTTCAGGCCCTTGCCGCCCGGGCGTTCGGTCACCTCGGTCACCCGGTGCGAGGTGTGCGGCCGCAGGGACCGTACGCGATAGGTGATGTCGAGAGCGGTGTTCAGCGTGACCGTGAGGATCACCTGGGCTGACCTCCCCCGATAGAAATTCATGAAACAGACGCTCGGAATGCGCTGACCGGTGGTTCCGGAGGGTCGATCATGCCAAAGACAACGGCGGTCGGCCCAGTCCCGAGGGTCAACCGCCGTATCTCAGCCGTCAATTGGTGGGTGCCGACAAGGGGGCCAATCACCCCAGGTGGGGTTCAACCACCCATTCCCCCTTGCGCATCACGCCCTTGAGCCCGAAACCGGCGTCGAGAATCACCAGGTCGGCGTCCTTGCCCGGCTCCAGCGAACCCACCTTGTCGTACGCGCCGAGAAGCCGCGCCGGGTTGGCGGCGAGGGCCGCGACGACGTCCTCGACCGGCAGCTTGTCGATCGTCACCGCGCGCTGGAAGGCGCGGTCGAGCGTCAGCGTCGAGCCCGCGATCGAACCGCCCTCCACGAGCCGGGCGACGCCGTCCGCCACCTCCACCTCCAGCGGGCCGAGCATGTAGCGGCCGTCGCCGAAGCCCGCCGCGTCCATCGCGTCCGTGATGAACGCGACCCGGTCCGCGCCCGCGTGATGGAACGCCAGCTGGAGGGAGGCGGGGTGCAGATGGGTGCCGTCGTTGATCAGCTCGACGGTGACCCGTTCGTCCTCGAGGAGGGCCGCGATCGGGCCCGGCGCGCGGTGGCCGAGCACCGGCATCGCGTTGAACAGGTGCGTCGCCACGGTCGCGCCCGCGTCGATGGCCTCCCGCGTCTGCTCGTACGTCGCGTCGGTGTGCCCGATCGCCGCGATCACCCCGCGTTCGGCCAGCAGGCGTACGGAGTCGATGCCGCCCGGCAGTTCGGTGGCGAGGGTGACCATGCGCGCCTGCCCGCGGGCCGCGTCGATCAGCTTGCGGACCTCGGCGGGGTCCGGGTCGCGCAGCAGCTCCTCGGAGTGCGCGCCCTTGCGGCACGGGGAGATGAACGGTCCCTCGAAGTGGATCCCCGCGATGTCGCCCTGCTCGGCCAGCTCGGAGAGCAGCCCGGCGCGCTCGGCGAGTCCGTGCATGTCGCCGGTGACGGTCGAGGCGACGACCGTCGTGGTGCCGTGCAGGCGGTGCGTGTGGACGCCCTGGAGGATCTCCTCGACGCTCCCGGAGGTGAAGGACGCGCCGCCGCCGCCGTGGTTGTGGATGTCGACGAAGCCGGGGACCACCCAGTGGTCCCGTACGTCGATGATCTCCGCGCCGGCCGGAGCGGTCCCGGCGATCCGCGTGCCCTCGACGTTCACTCGGCCGTCGGTCACGATCCCGGTGGGCAGCACCACCCGGGCACCGGCGAGAACCTTGCTAGCGGCCATCAGGCGGTTACCTCCGAGGGGTTGGTAGGAGTCAGGAGATCCCAGGCGAGGAGCCCCGCGCCCAGGCATCCGGCGGTGTCCCCCAGGGCCGCCGGGACGACCGAGGGCAGCTTCTGGAAGGTGACGCGCCGCTCGACGGCGGCCCGCAGCGGTGTGAACAAGGTTTCACCGGCCTCCGCGAGGCCACCACCGATGATCAGTGTGCGCGGATCCAGCAGAGTGAGCGCGGTGACGAGCCCGTCGGCGAGCGCGTCGACGGCGTCCTGCCAGACGGCCCCGGCGGTGGCGTCCCCCGACTCCACGGCTTTCGCGCAGTCCGCCGCGTCCGCCTCCGGATCGCCGGTCGCGTCGGCCCAGGCCTGGCTGACGGCCGCCGCGGACGCGTACCGCTCCAGACAGCCGTGCTGCCCGCACGGACACGGGGTCCCTCCGGGGCGTACGACGATATGGCCGATCTCGCCGGCGAAACCGTGCGCGCCCTCCTCGACGCCGCCGTCGATGCCGATGGCGCCCGCGATGCCGGTGCCGAGCGGGACGAACAGGAAACGGTCGGCCCCCTGCCCCGCGCCGATGCGGCCCTCCGCGAGCCCGCCGGTGCGCACGTCGTGCCCGAGCGCGACGGGTACACCGCCGAGCCGGTCGCCGAGCAGTCGGCGCAGCGGGACGTCGCGCCAGCCGAGGTTGGCCGAGTAGACCGCGATGCCGTGCGCGGCGTCGACGATGCCGGGGACGGCGACTCCGGCGGCCGCGGCGGGCTCGCCGAGGTGCTCCTCGCCGTACGCGCGCAGCTCGGCTGCGAAGCCGAGGATCGTCTCGACGACGGCGTCGGGACCGCGCTCCCGGCCGGTCGCCCGGCGGGCCTGATGCAGGAGCTCGCCGTCGGCCCCGACCAGGGCGGCCTTCATCCCGGTGCCGCCCACATCGAGGGCGATGACATGTCTCACGGGGGACAGTGTCGCCCCTTACCCCATGAGAGGTCTAGTCCACTCGCGTGGTGTACACCTTGTAGCCGCATGCCGAGACGGATACAACGAACGCACAAGCAAAGAGGGGCCAGGGGATGGGCCCGGGGGTTGGAGACAAGAGCGCAGTGCAGCGGCGTAAGACAGGACGGACCGGACTGATCGCGGTGGTGTCCGCCCTGGGAATGACGATGACCCTCGCGGGCTGCGGCGGCGACTCGGTCAGTCCCTCCGACGTGACCCTCAAGCTGGTGGCCGCAGATTACGGCGACTCCAAGGCCAACAGCTCCCAGAAGTACTGGGACGAGCTGACCAAGGAGTACGAGTCCGACCACCCGGGCGTCAAGGTCGACGTCAGCGTCTACTCCTGGACCGATGTCGACCGCAAGGTCAAGGAGATGGTCGACGCGGGCAACGCGCCCGACATGGCGCAGATCGGGGCGTACGCCGACTACGCCGCGAAGGGCCAGCTCTACAGGGTCGACGAACTGCTCTCCATACCCGTCCAGGCCAACTTCGTCTCCCAGCTCTCCGACGCGGGCCAGACGAACAACACTCAGTACGGCATGCCGTTCGCGTCCTCCACGCGGCTGCTCTTCTACAACAAGACGCTCTTCTCCCAGGCCGGACTCACCCCGCCGGAGAGCTGGAACGGGCTCGCGGCCGCCGCGAAGGTGCTCAAGTCCGAGGGCGTCACGTTCCCGTACGCGCTGCCGCTCGGGCCCGAGGAGGCGCAGGCCGAGACGATGCAGTGGCTGCTGAGCGGGGGCGGCGCCTACACCGACGACGTCGGTACGTACTCCATCGACTCCGAGCAGAACATCAAGACGTTCACCTGGCTCAAGGACGAACTGGTCGGCAAGGGCCTCACCGGGCCCGTCGCGCCCGCGAAGCTGAACCGCGCCGACGCGTTCGCCGCGTTCGCGCGCGGCGAGGTCGGGATGCTCAACGGGCACCCCAGCCTGATGCAGGCGGCCGCCAAGAAGGGCGTGCAGTTCGGCATGGTGCCGATGCCCGGCGTCAACGGCAGGGCCAAGGCCACGATGGGTGTCGCCGACTGGATGATGGCCTTCAAGAAGAACGGCCACGCCGAGCAGATCGGCGACTTCCTCGACTTCGTCTACGACGACAAGAACGTGCTCGCCTTCTCCCACCACTACGATCTGCTGCCGGTCACCACGTCCGCGTCCGAGGCCATGGCCGCCGACGAGGACGACCAGGACCTCGCCCCGTTCCTGGACCAGCTTCCCGCCTCCGTGCTCTACCCCGTTGGCAAGACGTCCTGGGCCGGCATCAGCGCCGACATCAAGAAGCAGATCGCCAAGGCAGTGACCCCGGCCGGCAGCCCGACCGGCATCTTCAGCTCACTCCAGCTCACGGCGACGGCGGCGGACAGCGCGAGCTAGCACTGTCGGTGGGTGAAGCTACGGTGCTGTCCATGGAAGAGCTCCCTGCGAGGGAACGGGCGATCCTCGCCATGGAACGCCGTGGCTTCTCCGGCCCCGGCGCCAAGGAGCGCGCGATACGCGAACAGCTGGGCCTGGCCCCGGTCCGCTACTACCAGCTCCTCAACGCCCTCCTGGACGACCCCCGGGCGTTGGCCTTCGACCCGGTGACGGTGAACCGCCTGCGCCGGGTGAGGGAGGCGCGGCGGGGAGAACGGTGAGGTCACCAGCCGAACATTTTTCGCCCCCGCCGCCCCTACCCGTCCCGAACCTGGGCCCGCGGCGGAGCCGCTGATGGATACAGGGCCCCAGACCCCGCTCCTCAAACGCCGGAGGGGCTAGTTCTTGCCGTGGATGCTGCCGCCCCCACGCCGATAGGGTCGGCACATGGGCAGCCACCCGGAATTCACGGACTCCTTGCCGACCCCCTCGACCCCGGCCGGCCGCGACGGCCTCGACGCCATCCTCACGCACCCCACCAGGGCCGTGATCGCGCTCGACTTCGACGGGACACTCGCCTCGATCGTCCCCGACCCCGAGCAGGCCCGCGCCCACCCGGACGCGGTCCCCGCACTCGCGGCCCTCGCCCCGAAGGTGGCGAGCGTCGCCGTGATCACCGGCCGCCCGGCCGGCGTAGCGGTCCGCCACGGCGGCTTCGCGGGCGTCCCGGGCCTGGAGCACCTGGTCGTTCT
This genomic interval from Streptomyces dengpaensis contains the following:
- a CDS encoding ABC transporter substrate-binding protein encodes the protein MTMTLAGCGGDSVSPSDVTLKLVAADYGDSKANSSQKYWDELTKEYESDHPGVKVDVSVYSWTDVDRKVKEMVDAGNAPDMAQIGAYADYAAKGQLYRVDELLSIPVQANFVSQLSDAGQTNNTQYGMPFASSTRLLFYNKTLFSQAGLTPPESWNGLAAAAKVLKSEGVTFPYALPLGPEEAQAETMQWLLSGGGAYTDDVGTYSIDSEQNIKTFTWLKDELVGKGLTGPVAPAKLNRADAFAAFARGEVGMLNGHPSLMQAAAKKGVQFGMVPMPGVNGRAKATMGVADWMMAFKKNGHAEQIGDFLDFVYDDKNVLAFSHHYDLLPVTTSASEAMAADEDDQDLAPFLDQLPASVLYPVGKTSWAGISADIKKQIAKAVTPAGSPTGIFSSLQLTATAADSAS
- the nagA gene encoding N-acetylglucosamine-6-phosphate deacetylase codes for the protein MAASKVLAGARVVLPTGIVTDGRVNVEGTRIAGTAPAGAEIIDVRDHWVVPGFVDIHNHGGGGASFTSGSVEEILQGVHTHRLHGTTTVVASTVTGDMHGLAERAGLLSELAEQGDIAGIHFEGPFISPCRKGAHSEELLRDPDPAEVRKLIDAARGQARMVTLATELPGGIDSVRLLAERGVIAAIGHTDATYEQTREAIDAGATVATHLFNAMPVLGHRAPGPIAALLEDERVTVELINDGTHLHPASLQLAFHHAGADRVAFITDAMDAAGFGDGRYMLGPLEVEVADGVARLVEGGSIAGSTLTLDRAFQRAVTIDKLPVEDVVAALAANPARLLGAYDKVGSLEPGKDADLVILDAGFGLKGVMRKGEWVVEPHLG
- the arfB gene encoding alternative ribosome rescue aminoacyl-tRNA hydrolase ArfB encodes the protein MSGPYVIRGSVSLPEAELMWRFSRSSGPGGQHVNTSDSQVELRFDLAKTEALPPVWKERALARLAGRLVDGVISVRASEHRSQWRNRETAAVRLASLLAEATAPPPKPRRATRIPRGINERRLREKKQRSDTKRGRSGRDWG
- a CDS encoding flavin reductase family protein, whose translation is MPKTAPAAPPAPSAHAESGHAVGVSNDEFRAAMSRLAAGVVLVTAHEPALDPEGPGGDDVGMTATAFMSVSLDPPLVLVSLREGSRMDDLLAEQPLWAVSVLSESQRHVAGRFAMKGRISDRLLFDDIPYVRGEAAGAPLVGGALATLECRTEQRMAAGDHTLVIGRVLTAQLPSANGGPLMYFKGRYRQLG
- a CDS encoding 1-phosphofructokinase family hexose kinase is translated as MILTVTLNTALDITYRVRSLRPHTSHRVTEVTERPGGKGLNVGRVLAALGHEVTVTGFTGGTTGRTVQDQLRHTSGVVDALVPVTGSTRRTIAVVDAATGDTTQLNEPGPAITAAEWSAFQEVYEHLLRSASAVALCGSLPPGVPVGAYAHLIRTARASAVPVLLDTSGEPLRRGVAARPDIVKPNADELAELTGSHEPLQATRDARRRGAGTVVASLGAEGLLAANADGRWRATPPRRVHGNPTGAGDSAVAGLLSGLVEHLPWPDRLARAAALSAATVLAPAAGEFDREAYETLVGEIAVTGEAAAA
- the cdgB gene encoding diguanylate cyclase CdgB, whose protein sequence is METESEPYVRLATLRQLHQVMADMNTARSLADTLQTVADGAVTGLGYELACVNLVRPDGDLVVAALAGNSAAAALITGRVGSRAAWDRRLNMGEAWGDLRFIPHTEGWVLDEDDVPQWFTEGPEPRFEDEWHPSDRLYAPMYTPSVSGGSCGELIGILSVDRPRNGRRPGAWGREALQMYAFQAAIAISNARLRANMQRALVRLEREQQALRASEESFRQAFEYAPSGMAIAEMGGDQHGRILRTNDALCRLLGRPASAMRRYSFSDLVHPEDIGTLLRTSAEGGRAELRLGRRDGTYVWVHLRNSVVADAADGPRFLLTHVEDIEDRKRRELQLAHRASHDALTGLPNSAELRSRLSARLCQRPQSQVSGAVAALDAAFGHEAFAELPGGPGAYDGNGHLAAYEGNGHGFDHRPGSEAYDAFDHHVHTVAPEGETDDGTKGLAVLFCDLDGFKSINDRFGHNAGDAVLIEVAKRLTSVVRDGDTVARLGGDEFVVLADGLGRADAQDLAVRLRNAIIPPIRVDGRAVRVGASFGIGWAHCGMTADEVLKSADERMYVEKRSRPKQHRRAG
- a CDS encoding DUF3263 domain-containing protein, translated to MEELPARERAILAMERRGFSGPGAKERAIREQLGLAPVRYYQLLNALLDDPRALAFDPVTVNRLRRVREARRGER
- a CDS encoding carbohydrate-binding protein produces the protein MTPGNNGASTPEDDDPFGYLYADGQANGAAPPSGGGGYGYPGSVNRVRAVGERQYGQQAPTAPYGQQVPQQQGYGQPQGYGQYGQPNAHYAAPETVPGGAPTTMQAPMGSGGGGRGRGPNTKGLLIGAIAVVAAVVIGIGVAMMGGDEDGGDDKGGNQAGASPSTSQSASPSQSATQQAEAELPKIDAKALNLGTGVATAADVPGAKSDGGVYVTGLNAAGASVTWTVNGIPKDGVYTLFARYSTAGPDAAMTLTVNGKPFGSKLSMKNYAGAPDGDFAKGWTKTFAWPSLNKGTNTLSISCGAGDSCNVLLDQLSLKEGQVKD
- a CDS encoding ROK family protein: MRHVIALDVGGTGMKAALVGADGELLHQARRATGRERGPDAVVETILGFAAELRAYGEEHLGEPAAAAGVAVPGIVDAAHGIAVYSANLGWRDVPLRRLLGDRLGGVPVALGHDVRTGGLAEGRIGAGQGADRFLFVPLGTGIAGAIGIDGGVEEGAHGFAGEIGHIVVRPGGTPCPCGQHGCLERYASAAAVSQAWADATGDPEADAADCAKAVESGDATAGAVWQDAVDALADGLVTALTLLDPRTLIIGGGLAEAGETLFTPLRAAVERRVTFQKLPSVVPAALGDTAGCLGAGLLAWDLLTPTNPSEVTA
- a CDS encoding TerD family protein codes for the protein MAVSLSKGGNVSLTKEAPGLTAVTVGLGWDVRSTTGTDFDLDASAIAVNTQGKVYSDGHFVFFNNKQTPDQTIVHTGDNRTGEGAGDDEAINVNLAGLPADIDKIVFPVSIYDAETRSQNFGQVRNAYIRIINQAGGTEIARYDLSEDAATETAMVFGELYRNGAEWKFRAVGQGYASGLVGIAQDFGVNV